The genomic segment ctgactaggtatccccctttcaccATGCGCAATGTTAAGCGGCGGCTGGAGtcgtgtaaagcttgctgccattggacgctggagcagtggaaacgcagtccgacggacaaatctgttTGGATTCCAGGAGAACGGTAACTgcacgaatgcatagtgccaagtgtaaagtttggtggaggagtaatggtcagggctgtttttcatggttcgggctaggccccttaattccagtgaagggaaatcttaacgctacagcatacaatgacattatagactattcttccaactttgtggcaacagtttgaggaaggccctttcctgtttcagcaagacaattcataaattggaacgcagactgtgaCCCAGGcataatctcccaacatcagtgcccgacttcactaatgcttgtgtggctgaatagaagcaagtgctcgcagcaatgttccaacatctaggggTTAACAATCGAAAAagagtatgggggggggggggggattttgaaTGAGGTGTTCAAagagcaggtatccacatacttttggtcatgtaatgtgTGTTAATGCGAGCCACTCACAGCAGAATATCATCTGTCAGGCAGCAAGAGTGCGCAGCTGTCAACTGGTTGTCGCATGGAGTGgctcacagaagaatgacatCGGTAGCTGGTAGGGTAGATAGGAAAGATGTTTCAACTTATCAGTATCTATTGAAAACGTTTAGTCAGTGGTTTTGGTTGAATCTATTCTATCAATCGGGAGTGCATTTGTTTTGCTAACTGCCGTCACATGTacactgtaggcctacattgttGTACAGAAACACTTCTAGCCAAACGGTCTCTTGCTAGGTGTGCAACTGAATTAAAGGGAAACTTCACCCTCCCCCAAAAAAACTATTTACATTTTTTCCAGACCTACAAAATGGTCTATGTTAGAGATCGACCGaataatcggaatggccgattaattagggccgatttgaacttttcataacaatcggaaatctgtatttttgggggcagatttgtcttttttatttaactaggcaggtcagttaagaacattcttattttcaatgacggcctaggaatggtgggttaactgccttgttcaggggcagaaggacagattttcaccttgtcagctcgggggacccaatcttgcaaccttacagttaacgagTCCAACGCAATTAACGACCTGCCCctctcttgttgcactccacaaggagttaagcgaatgcagtaagccaaggtaagttgctagctagcattacattTATCTTATATTATCttgcgtgtcctgcgttgcatataatctgactgagcatacaaatatctaagtatctgactgagcggtggtaggcagaagcaggcgcttaaacattcattcaaacagcactttcgtgcgatttgacagcagctcttcgttgtgcgtcaatcATTGCGCGTCAatcattgcgctgtttatgacttcaagcttatcaactcccgagatgaggctcgtgtaaccgaagtgaaatggctaactAGTTAGCGCAAGCTaattgtcattgtgttgctggttcgagcccagggaggagagggatggaagctatactgttacactggcaataataaagtgcctataagaacatccaatagtcaaaggttaatgaaatacaaatggtatagagggaaatagtcctataattcctataataactgcaacctaaaacttcttacctggaaatattgaagactcatgttaaaaggaaccaccagctttcatatgttctcatgttctgagcaaggaactgaaaacgttagctttcttacatagcacatattgaacttttactttcttctccaacactttgtttttacattatttaaacgaaattgaacatgtttcattatttacttgaggctaaattgtttttattgatgtattatattgagttaaaataagtgttcattcagtattgttctaattgtcattattacaaatacatttttttgtaaaatAAATTGGCcgattttaatcggtatcggcttttttggtcctccaataatcggtattggcgttgaaaaatcataatcgggaTATATGGTTCAAGACTAGTCTATATGGTTTAAGCGTTATGGATTTAGAACATCCAATTTGTCGTTCTTGTCTATAAAGTGTGATTTGAGAGTGAACCTGAAAAAAAGAAAGGTAAATACACAGGGCACCTTCGCTGGGCCGTTTAGGGAATTATTATGCTAAATTTGAGCATACctacttctccaggcaccactataCCACTGGGTGGAGTCATCTACTCACTGATTTGTCATATGTGTTGGAGAGGGAAAAACACGTGAACATTTGCACAAGGGGAGGGAGAGTATCTCTCTGGGAGGGAGGCGGGGGAAGTTTATAGCTGCTGCGTCAGAGCATTAGATGTGTTCTGTGCTAGCAGACAGTCCGCTGACCTCAGTCGTACACCCtgagagaaggggcgagagggaggggaagagacaggcagagaaagggagagtgagacAAGGAACACTGCAGTCTCACAGGAGGAAGGTTTGGTTGTCCCCCCCATCTTCCACCTCGGTCCCCGCACCCCACCCGACTGCAGGCCAACACACCGCATGCTGTCTGGAATGCCCTGCTGATACCTACATAGCGTCTCTATCATGGAAAACGGAAAAACGGAAAACGGAGACTCCCAGCCTCCGCCACAGTGGAAAGACAAGGGTATCCCTCTTCCTTATTTTATTGTTGCGGCAACCttttcaagtttttttatttagcCATGATGGCAGGGTTCTATAGACAGATTTCATTTGTGAAATGGAAagtagtctgtttgtttttaggTGGGTAGTTATTAAACAATGAGCAGGTATTGTGGACATTCGTAGGATGTTACTGGTAATGACTTTGGTAGTTTTGAGTGGGTTGTTGGTTGCTTGTCCTATCCAATCATGCAAATCATTTACTCTATGAATGAGTAGCCGTCCGTAGATAACCGATTGTTGGTAAGAGGCACTCTTAATGCTCCCCCCCCATGATTGCTGGCAGATGACCTTTGGTCAGAGTAGTGCTGACGGGAGGAAGTCTGTCCAAAGGTGCATAGTGGGAGGAGGGGCTTTAAGCAAAAGTGAGAACATTGTCTAATGATTTCCATGCAGCCTGGAGGTGACTCACCAGTGCACCAGGAGTCTCTTCCCCAGGggtctctctaacccctctgaCAAAAGTGCATGCTGAATGCAGGGCCAGCCTTCAGCTCTACAGTTTGCTGATGAGGCGTTAGAAAGGTGTATAGAAGTCAATTGTTCAGCATGTGTGAAACAGTGGTCAGTAGCCTCAATTTTTAAATGGATTCACATTTGCCCTATATGGCAAGCACCAGGTGATCCATGTGGCTTATGGCAGAAGAGATCTTCTAGTGTTTTCCAGGCCCAGCTGTAGCCATCTGCTTTCAGATCAGACTGGGACATGGGTTGCCTAAGCATCACACTGGTGCTGTGACTGTGCTCATATCAGCCGATGTCATGTGCTGCTGCCTTTGCATCATTCTGTGATGGAGAATGGCAATCGGCACACATTGCAACAAAGGGCCTCTATGTCAACTCTATTTGACTAAATGGTATGTCATCCATTCTCGCAATTACTATCTGGCTGTGCACTATCAGTAAAGCATAAAAGAGGCACTTGGCCACTTTTGGATAAGGTAATGACATTAGTGTAGTAGCTTTATTAGGCAAGCATAGGTGGCCTGACAACTCACACAATTTTTCTGTTGCTCTGTCGTTCTCTACATAggcctgtcgtttctctttgaatATGAAAAAGGGTGAATTGGTTTCCAATGGGCATGTATTCTGATTCTAGAGTTTGACTGGTTCCAACTGGGGCATTAGGGCTACAAAAATCTGTTCTTACTAACATGGAATCACTGTCAGGCACTTGTTGCTAAATATTGGTCCACAGCTTTAAATGGTTGTATGAAAGACTTTAAATAAATTGCAAACTGCCTCTGGTCTGTTTCTGCATTTGTTGGAATATGGCTTTGTTACTCCTAATTTTATATTTGATCTGGCTTTGTAGATCTGCAAGATGCACTGTTGTGGTGTTGATTTGAACTGGTCAACATTTGCAGAGTTATGTAACATTTACCACACCTACTACTCCCCAATTTTCATACCGTGTTGAAACCAAATGATTATTCATGCAAAGCTTTACCACACTTCACTCGAATTGTAGAAAAGCTAATTCACATATTTGCATTCGTCATGTATTGAAACGTATTATGGGTTAATTATTAAGGGCTGAGGCGCTGCAGAGCTGTGCATACAATTGTCTTTCTATCAAATCGACCTAGCAGGAGGTGAACTGCCTCGCTCTCCCTCGCACAGCTGAGCTGGTGCTGAATGCGAGGAGGCTCAAGATGGATGCCAAATGGGGTTAGTGCTGTCATGCTCTTGTTTACGATGCAGATTTTTTCATATCACATTTATATTCGATTGCATTGCAATTTTAATTAACCACTGCTTGACACATGCTTTGGTGGGAGGCAGATGTGAAGGAATTGAGCTGTGCGTGGCACGCTACTGACGTTTATCTTTATGGGGGCTACACTGGCCTGATAGAAAGACATGGCGTTATCGACGATTCATGGCGTTGTCCCTGTATCTATATCCCCTATGGATATATTAAAGacgagtatatatatatatacgaatATGGAGATGTATACGGAAGGACTTGATTAAAACATGGCGTGTTTATAGGATCAGATCAGCGCTGTTGATGATGCGTGGGCTATTTTTAGGTCCTCATGCTAGTGCATGCTTACCATGTGTAGCTAGACAGACACGTTCGGACTGAAAGGCCCCCCCTTCACGTTTTTATTGATTGCACGTCAGCTAATATTGCTAGCAACATTCTAGACATAGGGCCATGGTGATGCAAATTCAGGGTCTGGCCGGCTAAGGCTaatatgctagctagctatgtatgGAAATACATGTAGCCAAGCGTGGtaagctagctagcagctagctTTTAAGTTCGGGTTTTGGGCAAATGAAAAGATAACGGCACCTCACGACGTGGTCCATTTTTAAGCTAAGGGTACAGATTGTCTGACTTGTACCGCTGATTTGATGCCTCTCAAGAACCATTGTGACTTGACAGTCAAGTGTGTCCCTAGGCTGGATAAAACTGCCGATGCTGCTTATGGTCTTGGTCCTGCAGTGTTTTTAGGCATTCGATTTTTTTAAGTGTCAGCTTTATGATCATTTCAATCAAATTCATGCAACAAAAGTCGTTGCTTTGGTACTTGATATGATTATCTTTTTTGGTAGAAACTTGTCAGATGTGATTTAGGTTTTCAACTATAAGCTCATTCATCACTTGTTAAGCCACTTCACATTGCAGACTCAAACAATGTCAGCTTGCTGGCTAGCCTACGTTTTTAAAATTCGTCAGCCAGTAGGAAATCGTCTGTTTCACATCTAATATTGTACACTGACCTGCAAGGAATCCCTGGTGAAACACAAGCATGGGTCTGTCCTGCCCCCAGCTCTGTAATTTTAGCCATCACCCAATCTTCACACAGAAATGGGCACTAGGCCAATAACATGACTCCTATGAATGGACAATTACCTGCAGTGCTATACTGGTACAGCAGTAAACTAAAACACCCAGGATTTCCTTTTATTGAAGTGCACGTATCCAGACATGTGGCTAGGAGCTAAAATTTTCATAGATTTCTCTCTGATTCATCCCGTCTCCACATCACCGCCATGATATAGCGTAGCATAATGTGTTGAAAGGAAGCccactgtttttttttttgtgctcGTGCACTGCAGCTATCTGACCCTTTCCCTTCTCCCCTGCAGTGGTAGAGCTCCTGTACTGGCGTGATGTCAAGACCTCGGGCGTGGTGTTTGGCGCTAGCCTCTCCCTGCTGCTCTCCCTGACACTGTGCAGCATCGTCAGTGTCTCCTCCTACATCGGTCTGGCTCTCCTCTCTGTCACCATCTGCTTCAGGATATACAAGGGGATCCTGCAGGCCATCCAGAAGTCCGACGAAGGGCACCCATTCAAGTGAATAACCAATAACCAACTCCATTTACACCATGATGTATTGCAGACAACATCTATATATTCTATTACATCATACATGCCATGACATATTGCAGACAACATCCATAtattctattacattatacaTGCCTTACTTCCAAGGGGCAGATTAGGATGCCAAGCAGAGTAACGTTGACGTCTCGCTTACATTTCTAATACCGCAGCCTTGGAGGGatagggggatacctagtcagttctccaactgaaatgtgtcttctgcatttaacccaacccctctgaatcagagcggtGCAGCGGGTTGcattaatcgacatccacgtctttggggaacagtgggttaactgccttgctctcaggggcagaacaacagatatttaccttgtcagctcggggattcgatctagcaacctttcggttactggcccaactctctaatcACTAAGACCATGGAACGGTGATCAATATACTAAGGAAGTGTTTCCAAAGAGTATGCATCTATATAGGGTTTGAGGATAATTCCATTTAGTCAATTCAGTCATTTAAtttaattgactgaattgaaaccCCATATCAGTATTAGGAATTTGCCATTTGAACATTAATCCAGCTACTTGGCTATTTGATAGAGATTATTCTGTTGGAGTAAAACATTGACTTGAAAGCTGTTCAGGAGAAGTGAGCATCACTTGATTTGATGGGTTGCAGTAGTGGATGTATTCTCAGCCATTAAGGGAGAAGGGACGTGGCTCCTATTTGAGAGTAAACATTGCCACTCAGTCACACGCACAGAGCTGCAACTCAGTTTATCCCCATTCCTGGCAGTGGCTCAAAGCCGCCTTATGAGTTCTCACTAACCACTTGTTAAGATTTGAATTAGCTGGGTTTAAGATTACAATCAAAATGACTGGTACTCAGAAAGTCATAACTAAGCTGGTTCTTGGCTTTGCATTTAAGAAATCAATCTAGCATGCAAACAAAAAAAGGCTAACTATTCTCCTTGACAACCTGTGTGGGCTACAGAGGTTATTGTAGAACCTTCACCCATGTTTTGTGATTACGTTCTCCGTATTGCTATTTGTGTTAAGGCACCATATTTGGATTCATGATTTGTCTTGCAACATACGTAGGTCGATCGCTCATGTTTTGTCTTGCAGGCTGTACCTGGATCAGGATGTGGCTCTGTCAGAGGGAACTGTCCATAAGTACAGCGACTGCGTTCTGGCACGgttcaacacaacagtcactgaGCTGCGTCGCCTCTTCCTGGTTGAAGACCTGGTGGATTCCCTAAAGGTGAGTGTTTATGCAACTGAAGATTTTACGGATGTAGGCCAACGTCCTGCATGAAAATATAGTGCTTGTATAGGAGGTACGGTCACTCGTGACCTGCAAACCCATATTTGATTTCAGAATTGGTTAGGATAATAAAAATTGACGACCTCCTGCTAGTTGGGGAGCCCTGCCTTAATAGCTACTGACATTTCAGCTGAACATTTGCCCTTAAATCTATGATTACGTTCACATGTAAAATGAGTGGCTTTGAGCTTTCCTTTCATTTTGTCCATGTACAGTCAGGCTGAAGTAAGTGTCTTAAGGGGGGAGACAGCAGCTGTTGAGAGCTATGAGGTTTCTACATGCTTGTCAACACCTTCTAGTTCAACTCTTGCCCTGTCCACTGCTAAGGCCATTCCAGCCCCCTCCTCCCAACCTGTCTGGCCCCTCTCTGTGGGTGGGGGTGTCTTTGGTCCTAGCCCCACCTCtgttagagcagtggttcccaactccggtcctcaagtacccccaacactacacatttttattgtaaccctggacaagaacacctgattcaactaatcatcaagctctCTGAGTTTAATTGGGTATTTTAGTCTGGGGCTTCAACAAAAATGTGCACTGTTGGAGGGTACAGTGAATTAGACCTCTGCCTATTCAACAGAGCCATTGGCTACATCAATTTAGGTATATTAAGGTTCATGAAGTGTCATCTATTTATTCTGTAGTGTACCCTGTGAGCAGAGCGAAATAGTGACATCGTAAACCTCTGCCAAATGTTTGGAATCACTTTGGCTACACCACTATGACCTTATTTATACATTTGGGACAAGGTATAAATGCTTGTTGATGTTTTGATTCCAGGTCAGAGATTCTCAGACAGTTTCTTTAGTTGATCATTTTAAGAGCTCTGTCTACCATGTCCATTTTTAAAGTGGGGCTACGCACCTTTCATATTACCATATAAGGATGCATGTGATCCTGGATTACGTCTGCAAAGTACCTAGTGTCTGTAAATGCCGTAGGAATGAATATGCTACATTGCGGGAAATTGTTATAGAATATCTTTGCTAATCAATATATGGAAAATGTCTCCTACATATTGGCCAAATGTTTTAAACACACTCAAATAAAACCTGTCATTCTTCTCCCATTCAGTTTGCTGTGCTGATGTGGATTCTCACCTATGTTGGTGCCTTGTTCAACGGACTCACTCTCTTTATTCTGGGTAAGATGCTTTATAAATGGCAATTAATAACTTATAAAGGCATTTATGATGTTTTGTTGCTATGGTGCCTAGGGAAGCAGTATCATGTGATTAGCTCTGTAATACTCTCAGGAACAGGCCTAAGCTGGGTTTATTTCAGGATGCCATGCGAGTCCGAATAGAGACAGTGGTTGACTGACAGGTTTCGGTCTGACACCCATTATAACCGCCAGCTTCCTTTTTAAATACTTTGACATGCATCTGATCCACCCTTCTGGGTATAAAGGGACATGCCATCAAGATACTGTTTAGAGATTGCAGCAGAGCCAGGTTGAATAATGCCACCTTGTTATAGAACATTATCTTATTTTTCTCCCTCCAGGTCTGGTTGGAATGTTTAGCTGCCCTATTGTCTATGAGAAGTACAAGGTATGAGCTGATAAATGTATGAAAAAAACAAGTTAATGTGAAGGAATCATAGAACACGCACACCTTTAGACAGTAACCACgaccccccccacacctctcgaCAGTAaccacgaccccccccccccccacacctctcgaCAGTAACCAcgatccccccccccacacacctctcGACAGTAACcacgatccccccccccccccacacctctcgaCAGTAACCACGatccccccccacacctctcgaCAGTAACCACGATCCCCCCCACACCTCTCGACAGTAACCACGatcccccccccacacctctcgaCAGTAACCAcgatccccccccccacacctctcgaCAGTAACCACGatccccccccacacctctcgaCAGTAAccacgacccccccacacacacctcgaCAGTAaccacgacccccccccccacacctcgaCAGTAACCACGATCCCCCCCACGCGCCTCTCGACAGTAACCACGATCAATTGACTTCATAGCCAATTGAGGCAGAAGTATTATACCTGAGCTTTTCACTAgaattattttgttttattttattttaggtaCAGATTGACCATTACGTGGGTATGGCCAGCAAGCAGGTTAAAGACATTATTGCAACGTAAGTAAATACCAGTGGACGAAATACAAATATATTGGCATTGTCTTAACGAAGAAAAGTAGGTATCCAAAAAAAAGAATTTCTTTCAATAACCATGTCAATTGTTGAGGCCCAAACGTTGTTGTGAAGTAAGTTAATACTGGAGGACAAAATGTAAATATCTTACAAATATGAACCTTTCAAGTATTGAAAGTGTGTATGGAAGAGGAATGTGATTGAAGCCCTTTAGCCTTTTCTATTAATGACAGTAATGGGACAGTGGAATGCACTGTGTTGCATTCCAATGTCTTTCTGTCAGGAAAATACAGAAAttaaaatacttattttacatATCTGAATAATTTGATTTTATGAAATTCAGTGGCAATAAAACAAGGTCATTATTGAATACTTTGGAAAAGAGTAGAAATCTGTGACATGAAATGCCTCATGTTATACCTCAACATTTTGTGCACGTTTTTGTTCATGagacatacactgctcaaaaaaataaagggaacacttaaagaacacaatgtaactccttaggaagcaacactgattgacaataaatttcacatgctgttgtgcaaatagaatagacaacaggtggaaattataggcaattagcaagacacccccaataaaggagtggttctgcaggtgataaccacagaccacttctcagttcctatgcttcctggctgatgttttggtcacttttgaatgctggcggggctttcactctagtggtagcatgagacggagtctacaacccacacaagtggctcaggtagtgcagctcatccaggatggcacatcaatgcgagctgtggcaagaaggtttgctgtgtctgtcagcgtagtgtccagagcatggaggcgctaccaggagataggccagtacatcaggagacgtggaggaggccgtaggagtgtaacaacccagcagcaggaccgctacctccgcctttgtgcaaggaggagcaggaggagcactgccagagccctgcaaaatgacctccagcaggccacaaatgtgcatgtgtctgctcaaacggtcagaaacagactccatgagggtggtatgagggcacgacgtccacaggtgtgggttgtgcttacagcccaacaccgtgcaggacgtttggcatttgccagagaacaccaagattggcaaattcgccactggcgccctgtgctcttcacagatgaaagcaggttcacactgagcacatgtgacagtctggagacgccgtggagaacgttctgctgcctgcaacatcctccagcatgaccggtttggcggtgggtcactcatggtgtggggtggcatttctttggggggctgcacagccatgtgctcgccagaggtagcctgactgccgttaggtaccgagatgagatcctcagaccccttgtgagaccatatgctggtgcggttggccctgggttcctcctaatgcaagacaatgctagacctcatgtggctggagtgtgtcagcagttcctgcaagaggaaggcattgatgctatggactagcccgcccgttccccagacctgaatccaattgagcacatctgggacatcatgtctcgctccatccacaccacagactgtccaggagttggcggatgctttagtccaggtctgggaggagatccctcaggagaccatccgccacctcatcaggagcatgcccaggcgttgtagggaggtcatacaggcacgtggaggccacacacactactgagcctcattttgacttgttttaaggacattacatcaaagttggatcagcctgtagtgtggttttccactttaattttgtgtgactccaaatccataaatttgatttccattgataatttttgtgattttgttgtcagcacattcaactatgtaaagaaaaaagtatttaatacgaatatttcattcattcagatctaggatgtgttattttagtgttcccttaatttttttgagcagtgtatattgcaTAATTTTACTGTTAATAGGTTCTGCAAGAATTATATTATTGTAGACAAAAATGAAAGGTGTACAAGTGTTCCACCAAACAGTTTACATGCAAATTTTATCAAAAGGTATAACCCACCTCTTGTATTCAATTAATTCAAAACCAGAATTTAATTACCTGAACACCTGAAATATTTTCTATGAACCTTTGGCTGGATGTTTATAATtacttcattttttttatttacatgtttttattgTGTATTTGTGACTGTCGTACCTTATTTGGTTTTTACGTAGCTGCACTCCTGCCTACATAATAAGTAGGCTATATTGAATTTAAGTGTTTTCTTGAGAGTTTTTACTCAGAAAGAGCTTTCTTTTTGGAGTTTTTTTAAAGCTGCATATTAACATCGTCTGTGACTAAAGCTGTGCCGCCTTTCACTTTCAGGGTGCAGTCCAAAGTCCCAGGACTGAAGCGTGTGAAGGCAGAGTAAAGAAAAGAGATTGAGCCAGTCCCTGAGACTCCCTATGAGAGGGTGGAGGGCACTCGGGGTGGGGGGGCATGCACCCCTGCATAACTgctattttcaatctcttttcagTTCATAATTCCTTGTTCCCTGAAACACCCTGGgttatgttttttaaaatatatattattcacCAGCTCAAAAGTGTTCAACTTTTGATTAACTAAATTGAACATGCTGATCTATCTGGCTTAAAATGCTAGTTTGTGTGAAAtatgaagaaagaaaaaaaataaggCTTATTATTTTAATCTTGCACTTGGACCTGACCAGTGATGCGTTTTGAAATAAAATTGTGTTCCATGAGCTGGTTCATTTGTTCTCTCCCTTGATGCAGTGTTCAGAAAATTGGTATTGCATTGTCTTTTTTGTAATGAGGGAGGGTTAATTGGTACCTTTGTGGAAACCTGAATACCTGTCGTTATTTGGTATGATTAAGTTAGTGGTGTTTGTGATTTTACTGTTTTATTGATAGACTGTAGTTTCAAAGCTTCTAGCTCTCTTCAGTGGCTATTGAGTGTACTTGACACAAGGTGTTGACGTGTCATTGTGCTTGACGATGGTCTTTAATGCCAGCAGGGCGATAATCCATAGCACTTCATGCTTCTGAGTATTTCTAGCTAGAAACATTTAGAACATTAATGATCATTTCACCTCATGCAGCTGCCTATTTAAACTCTGGAAGAACACGTTTACAAACAacttaagacaaaaaaaatggaCATACCATCTGTGGACCCAATATCTAAAGCTGCAAAATTATGTAACATGGAAACTTCAAGCATTGTTTATGCAAGTAATTGTGAATGATACTTCATACAATTGTAATGAACTCTTATGAGAACTGTTTGTGGAATGCATTGTGAAA from the Oncorhynchus kisutch isolate 150728-3 linkage group LG4, Okis_V2, whole genome shotgun sequence genome contains:
- the LOC109890024 gene encoding reticulon-4-like isoform X7 gives rise to the protein MENGKTENGDSQPPPQWKDKVVELLYWRDVKTSGVVFGASLSLLLSLTLCSIVSVSSYIGLALLSVTICFRIYKGILQAIQKSDEGHPFKLYLDQDVALSEGTVHKYSDCVLARFNTTVTELRRLFLVEDLVDSLKFAVLMWILTYVGALFNGLTLFILGLVGMFSCPIVYEKYKVQIDHYVGMASKQVKDIIATVQSKVPGLKRVKAE
- the LOC109890024 gene encoding reticulon-4-like isoform X8, with amino-acid sequence MDAKWVVELLYWRDVKTSGVVFGASLSLLLSLTLCSIVSVSSYIGLALLSVTICFRIYKGILQAIQKSDEGHPFKLYLDQDVALSEGTVHKYSDCVLARFNTTVTELRRLFLVEDLVDSLKFAVLMWILTYVGALFNGLTLFILGLVGMFSCPIVYEKYKVQIDHYVGMASKQVKDIIATVQSKVPGLKRVKAE
- the LOC109890024 gene encoding reticulon-3-like isoform X6 encodes the protein MEDSEQVVSSTTPSEDEMRSYRQFENHYGNEATAKVGEDDIVDLVGGAQDAIERHMASYPDDSKEFTEEAKEQLTNEVISDITPSDEEQEEEATDTFSEAEPVILNPLDADYLPELIRPDPPKAAQEKEPAPVVESAPVAEVLPEATPEKEAIAAPPAPSLVELLYWRDVKTSGVVFGASLSLLLSLTLCSIVSVSSYIGLALLSVTICFRIYKGILQAIQKSDEGHPFKLYLDQDVALSEGTVHKYSDCVLARFNTTVTELRRLFLVEDLVDSLKFAVLMWILTYVGALFNGLTLFILGLVGMFSCPIVYEKYKVQIDHYVGMASKQVKDIIATVQSKVPGLKRVKAE
- the LOC109890024 gene encoding reticulon-4-like isoform X4 translates to MEDSEQVVSSTTPSEDEMRSYRQFENHYGNEATAKVGEDDIVDLVGGAQDAIERHMASYPDDSKEFTEEAKEQLTNEVISDITPSDEEQEEEATDTFSEAEPVILNPLDADYLPELIRPDPPKAAQEKEPAPVVESAPVAEVLPEATPEKEAIAAPPAPSHEHFLPSTPLQPLMQFPKVVELLYWRDVKTSGVVFGASLSLLLSLTLCSIVSVSSYIGLALLSVTICFRIYKGILQAIQKSDEGHPFKLYLDQDVALSEGTVHKYSDCVLARFNTTVTELRRLFLVEDLVDSLKFAVLMWILTYVGALFNGLTLFILGLVGMFSCPIVYEKYKVQIDHYVGMASKQVKDIIATVQSKVPGLKRVKAE
- the LOC109890024 gene encoding reticulon-3-B-like isoform X3, whose translation is MEDSEQVVSSTTPSEDEMRSYRQFENHYGNEATAKVGEDDIVDLVGGAQDAIERHMASYPDDSKEFTEEAKEQLTNEVISDITPSDEEQEEEATDTFSEAEPVILNPLDADYLPELIRPDPPKAAQEKEPAPVVESAPVAEVLPEATPEKEAIAAPPAPSRVLQRWNIDKRDEHFLPSTPLQPLMQFPKVVELLYWRDVKTSGVVFGASLSLLLSLTLCSIVSVSSYIGLALLSVTICFRIYKGILQAIQKSDEGHPFKLYLDQDVALSEGTVHKYSDCVLARFNTTVTELRRLFLVEDLVDSLKFAVLMWILTYVGALFNGLTLFILGLVGMFSCPIVYEKYKVQIDHYVGMASKQVKDIIATVQSKVPGLKRVKAE
- the LOC109890024 gene encoding reticulon-1-A-like isoform X5 encodes the protein MEDSEQVVSSTTPSEDEMRSYRQFENHYGNEATAKVGEDDIVDLVGGAQDAIERHMASYPDDSKEFTEEAKEQLTNEVISDITPSDEEQEEEATDTFSEAEPVILNPLDADYLPELIRPDPPKAAQEKEPAPVVESAPVAEVLPEATPEKEAIAAPPAPSRVLQRWNIDKRVVELLYWRDVKTSGVVFGASLSLLLSLTLCSIVSVSSYIGLALLSVTICFRIYKGILQAIQKSDEGHPFKLYLDQDVALSEGTVHKYSDCVLARFNTTVTELRRLFLVEDLVDSLKFAVLMWILTYVGALFNGLTLFILGLVGMFSCPIVYEKYKVQIDHYVGMASKQVKDIIATVQSKVPGLKRVKAE